In Rosa chinensis cultivar Old Blush chromosome 1, RchiOBHm-V2, whole genome shotgun sequence, a genomic segment contains:
- the LOC121050564 gene encoding RNA helicase aquarius-like isoform X2, translating into MTKVYGTGAYDFKRHHVAEYPVELNHQLGDKPVVEAKPGAALPSSITLSEIQRDQLTMIAAANWSKAGGDAAQVKKAFDPELVPLQRVMILEVSQYLENYLFPNFYPETATFEHVMSMILIVNENVLPFEIALFTLGHIRFRENVAAWVCFHDRKDAFKGFLGRVLRLKSVCAHFSALTYSLMHHIWAKRC; encoded by the exons ATGACCAAGGTGTACGGAACAGGCGCGTACGATTTCAAGCGCCACCATGTTGCAGAGTACCCGGTGGAGCTGAACCACCAGCTCGGAGACAAGCCGGTGGTGGAGGCTAAACCCGGTGCGGCGCTGCCGAGCTCGATAACGCTGTCGGAGATTCAGAGGGACCAGCTCACTATGATTGCAGCTGCGAATTGGTCCAAAGCCGGCGGCGACGCCGCACAGGTGAAGAAGGCGTTCGACCCGGAGCTGGTGCCGTTGCAgagagtgatgattttggaggtCAGCCAGTACTTGGAGAACTATCTCTTTCCCAATTTCTATCCCGAAACGGCGACGTTCGAGCACGTTATGTCCATGATTCTCATTGTCAATGAGAATGTATTGCCTTTTGAAATTGCACTATTTACTTTGGGTCACATTAGG TTTCGAGAGAATGTGGCAGCTTGGGTATGCTTTCATGACCGGAAAGATGCGTTTAAAGGATTCCTTGGAAGGGTTCTTCGACTTAAATCGGTTTGTGCCCATTTCTCTGCATTAACATATTCCTTAATGCATCATATATGGGCTAAG AGGTGCTGA
- the LOC121050564 gene encoding RNA helicase aquarius-like isoform X1, with product MTKVYGTGAYDFKRHHVAEYPVELNHQLGDKPVVEAKPGAALPSSITLSEIQRDQLTMIAAANWSKAGGDAAQVKKAFDPELVPLQRVMILEVSQYLENYLFPNFYPETATFEHVMSMILIVNENVLPFEIALFTLGHIRFRENVAAWVCFHDRKDAFKGFLGRVLRLKSVCAHFSALTYSLMHHIWAKVCHQGF from the exons ATGACCAAGGTGTACGGAACAGGCGCGTACGATTTCAAGCGCCACCATGTTGCAGAGTACCCGGTGGAGCTGAACCACCAGCTCGGAGACAAGCCGGTGGTGGAGGCTAAACCCGGTGCGGCGCTGCCGAGCTCGATAACGCTGTCGGAGATTCAGAGGGACCAGCTCACTATGATTGCAGCTGCGAATTGGTCCAAAGCCGGCGGCGACGCCGCACAGGTGAAGAAGGCGTTCGACCCGGAGCTGGTGCCGTTGCAgagagtgatgattttggaggtCAGCCAGTACTTGGAGAACTATCTCTTTCCCAATTTCTATCCCGAAACGGCGACGTTCGAGCACGTTATGTCCATGATTCTCATTGTCAATGAGAATGTATTGCCTTTTGAAATTGCACTATTTACTTTGGGTCACATTAGG TTTCGAGAGAATGTGGCAGCTTGGGTATGCTTTCATGACCGGAAAGATGCGTTTAAAGGATTCCTTGGAAGGGTTCTTCGACTTAAATCGGTTTGTGCCCATTTCTCTGCATTAACATATTCCTTAATGCATCATATATGGGCTAAGGTATGTCATCAAGGGTTTTAA
- the LOC121050564 gene encoding RNA helicase aquarius-like isoform X4, producing MTKVYGTGAYDFKRHHVAEYPVELNHQLGDKPVVEAKPGAALPSSITLSEIQRDQLTMIAAANWSKAGGDAAQVKKAFDPELVPLQRVMILEVSQYLENYLFPNFYPETATFEHVMSMILIVNENVLPFEIALFTLGHIRFRENVAAWVCFHDRKDAFKGFLGRVLRLKSRC from the exons ATGACCAAGGTGTACGGAACAGGCGCGTACGATTTCAAGCGCCACCATGTTGCAGAGTACCCGGTGGAGCTGAACCACCAGCTCGGAGACAAGCCGGTGGTGGAGGCTAAACCCGGTGCGGCGCTGCCGAGCTCGATAACGCTGTCGGAGATTCAGAGGGACCAGCTCACTATGATTGCAGCTGCGAATTGGTCCAAAGCCGGCGGCGACGCCGCACAGGTGAAGAAGGCGTTCGACCCGGAGCTGGTGCCGTTGCAgagagtgatgattttggaggtCAGCCAGTACTTGGAGAACTATCTCTTTCCCAATTTCTATCCCGAAACGGCGACGTTCGAGCACGTTATGTCCATGATTCTCATTGTCAATGAGAATGTATTGCCTTTTGAAATTGCACTATTTACTTTGGGTCACATTAGG TTTCGAGAGAATGTGGCAGCTTGGGTATGCTTTCATGACCGGAAAGATGCGTTTAAAGGATTCCTTGGAAGGGTTCTTCGACTTAAATCG AGGTGCTGA
- the LOC121050564 gene encoding uncharacterized protein LOC121050564 isoform X6 has translation MTKVYGTGAYDFKRHHVAEYPVELNHQLGDKPVVEAKPGAALPSSITLSEIQRDQLTMIAAANWSKAGGDAAQVKKAFDPELVPLQRVMILEFRENVAAWVCFHDRKDAFKGFLGRVLRLKSRC, from the exons ATGACCAAGGTGTACGGAACAGGCGCGTACGATTTCAAGCGCCACCATGTTGCAGAGTACCCGGTGGAGCTGAACCACCAGCTCGGAGACAAGCCGGTGGTGGAGGCTAAACCCGGTGCGGCGCTGCCGAGCTCGATAACGCTGTCGGAGATTCAGAGGGACCAGCTCACTATGATTGCAGCTGCGAATTGGTCCAAAGCCGGCGGCGACGCCGCACAGGTGAAGAAGGCGTTCGACCCGGAGCTGGTGCCGTTGCAgagagtgatgattttggag TTTCGAGAGAATGTGGCAGCTTGGGTATGCTTTCATGACCGGAAAGATGCGTTTAAAGGATTCCTTGGAAGGGTTCTTCGACTTAAATCG AGGTGCTGA
- the LOC121050564 gene encoding RNA helicase aquarius-like isoform X3 — protein sequence MTKVYGTGAYDFKRHHVAEYPVELNHQLGDKPVVEAKPGAALPSSITLSEIQRDQLTMIAAANWSKAGGDAAQVKKAFDPELVPLQRVMILEVSQYLENYLFPNFYPETATFEHVMSMILIVNENFRENVAAWVCFHDRKDAFKGFLGRVLRLKSVCAHFSALTYSLMHHIWAKVCHQGF from the exons ATGACCAAGGTGTACGGAACAGGCGCGTACGATTTCAAGCGCCACCATGTTGCAGAGTACCCGGTGGAGCTGAACCACCAGCTCGGAGACAAGCCGGTGGTGGAGGCTAAACCCGGTGCGGCGCTGCCGAGCTCGATAACGCTGTCGGAGATTCAGAGGGACCAGCTCACTATGATTGCAGCTGCGAATTGGTCCAAAGCCGGCGGCGACGCCGCACAGGTGAAGAAGGCGTTCGACCCGGAGCTGGTGCCGTTGCAgagagtgatgattttggaggtCAGCCAGTACTTGGAGAACTATCTCTTTCCCAATTTCTATCCCGAAACGGCGACGTTCGAGCACGTTATGTCCATGATTCTCATTGTCAATGAGAAT TTTCGAGAGAATGTGGCAGCTTGGGTATGCTTTCATGACCGGAAAGATGCGTTTAAAGGATTCCTTGGAAGGGTTCTTCGACTTAAATCGGTTTGTGCCCATTTCTCTGCATTAACATATTCCTTAATGCATCATATATGGGCTAAGGTATGTCATCAAGGGTTTTAA
- the LOC121050564 gene encoding RNA helicase aquarius-like isoform X5 — MTKVYGTGAYDFKRHHVAEYPVELNHQLGDKPVVEAKPGAALPSSITLSEIQRDQLTMIAAANWSKAGGDAAQVKKAFDPELVPLQRVMILEVSQYLENYLFPNFYPETATFEHVMSMILIVNENFRENVAAWVCFHDRKDAFKGFLGRVLRLKSRC; from the exons ATGACCAAGGTGTACGGAACAGGCGCGTACGATTTCAAGCGCCACCATGTTGCAGAGTACCCGGTGGAGCTGAACCACCAGCTCGGAGACAAGCCGGTGGTGGAGGCTAAACCCGGTGCGGCGCTGCCGAGCTCGATAACGCTGTCGGAGATTCAGAGGGACCAGCTCACTATGATTGCAGCTGCGAATTGGTCCAAAGCCGGCGGCGACGCCGCACAGGTGAAGAAGGCGTTCGACCCGGAGCTGGTGCCGTTGCAgagagtgatgattttggaggtCAGCCAGTACTTGGAGAACTATCTCTTTCCCAATTTCTATCCCGAAACGGCGACGTTCGAGCACGTTATGTCCATGATTCTCATTGTCAATGAGAAT TTTCGAGAGAATGTGGCAGCTTGGGTATGCTTTCATGACCGGAAAGATGCGTTTAAAGGATTCCTTGGAAGGGTTCTTCGACTTAAATCG AGGTGCTGA